In one window of Fibrobacter sp. DNA:
- a CDS encoding pectin esterase, producing MSGLLLISLTVKLYSQITYDMTVAKDGSGDYTTVQAAFNAVPKNSSQRTVIYIKNGTYKEKLVLESDRKNVTIIGQSRDNVKLTYDDYSGKVVNGETLGTSTSRSTYIKAEGFCALNITFENSSGPVGQALAIYIGGDKAVFYNCRFLGRQDTWYAGNSRQFVRKCYIEGTTDFMFGPSTTWFDSCEIYSYGGTAITAASTEQHITYGYVFRYCNISGASGVSTTLGRPWRPYAAVAFLNCSMTSCIKAAGWNNWGKTENESTARYSEYKNTGAGANTSGRVKWARQLTDAEAANYTISNVLKTTYANPPVVDN from the coding sequence CTGTCAGGTTTGCTCCTCATTAGTCTCACGGTTAAACTGTATTCCCAGATCACCTATGATATGACCGTGGCCAAAGACGGGTCAGGAGATTACACAACTGTCCAGGCAGCTTTCAACGCAGTGCCAAAGAACAGTTCCCAAAGGACTGTCATCTACATAAAAAACGGCACTTATAAGGAAAAACTCGTGCTTGAATCAGACCGTAAAAATGTAACCATTATCGGCCAGAGCCGGGACAATGTGAAATTAACGTATGATGATTATTCAGGGAAAGTCGTAAATGGAGAAACCCTTGGGACAAGCACATCCCGGAGTACCTATATAAAAGCAGAAGGATTCTGTGCACTTAACATTACTTTTGAAAACTCCTCCGGACCTGTGGGTCAGGCGTTGGCAATCTATATAGGAGGAGACAAGGCGGTATTTTACAACTGCAGGTTTCTGGGACGACAGGACACCTGGTATGCCGGCAACTCACGTCAGTTTGTGAGAAAATGCTATATCGAAGGAACAACCGATTTCATGTTCGGCCCATCGACGACATGGTTTGACAGTTGTGAAATTTATTCCTACGGCGGAACAGCTATCACGGCAGCATCCACAGAGCAGCACATAACCTACGGTTATGTATTCCGGTACTGCAACATAAGCGGAGCATCCGGGGTATCAACCACTCTTGGAAGACCCTGGAGACCTTACGCCGCTGTAGCGTTTCTTAACTGTTCGATGACCTCCTGTATCAAGGCCGCAGGATGGAATAACTGGGGAAAGACAGAGAATGAATCCACAGCCAGGTATTCTGAATACAAAAACACTGGTGCCGGCGCGAATACATCGGGAAGAGTCAAATGGGCAAGACAGCTTACAGATGCGGAAGCTGCCAATTACACCATCTCGAATGTCCTGAAAACGACCTACGCGAATCCTCCTGTAGTTGACAACTAG